One window from the genome of Cryptomeria japonica chromosome 6, Sugi_1.0, whole genome shotgun sequence encodes:
- the LOC131044163 gene encoding uncharacterized protein LOC131044163, translating into MVRSGAGFGVLTAIVVLVIIGHHYQKLIKPTKRNSTRRSCLSSDKKNKTKKKVHFASDVVEARDGSGEYRGRWTPAKTDQRPLGKHAVLQSFEKAEQNIPANRVALYSGILRFRAQQASLYY; encoded by the exons ATGGTGAGGAGTGGTGCAGGATTTGGAGTTCTGACGGCCATAGTGGTGCTGGTTATTATAGGCCACCATTACCAAAAGCTCATAAAACCCACAAAGCGTAATTCAACCAGAAGATCATGTCTTTCTTCAG ACAAAAAGAATAAAACGAAGAAGAAGGTCCATTTTGCTTCAGACGTTGTGGAGGCTCGTGATGGTAGTGGGGAATACCGTGGGCGCTGGACTCCGGCCAAGACGGATCAGAGACCACTCGGAAAACATGCCGTTTTACAGTCATTTGAGAAAGCAGAGCAAAACATTCCGGCCAACAGAGTTGCACTGTACAGTGGAATTCTCAGATTTCGTGCACAACAAGCATCCTTGTACTACTAA